The DNA sequence GTCTTTCCGCGGCTGTCGATCTCGCTCCAGCGCAGAGCCATCACCTCTCCAGGCCGCATACCGGTGTAGAAACAGAACTCGAAATAGGCCGCGTAAATTGCCGTCATGCCGCTCGTCGTCTCGTACAGATGAGCAATGATCGAATCCGCTTCATCCTTGGTGAAGGGGTCGACCTCGCGCTTCGGAACCTTCGCGCCAGGGATAGACAGGGCGGGGTTTCGGACGATTAGCTCATCAATGACCGCCTGCTGGAAGATTGATACCAACAGCCCGACCACTCCTTTTCGACGGATCGGGGAAGTCCATTTGATGTCGTTCATGATCTTGCGCAGCCGCACCGACGTGATGGTATCGATAGGTAGCTCGGCCAGGTACGGTATCCAATACACCTGTAACGCGGATCTGTAGTTTTTGCGGGTACCCTCAACGATCTGCAGGCTGTTGAGCCAGTCCTGAGCATAATCGAAGAAGACCGGCATGGTTTGTTCCTGAATCACCACGCTGCGGGTATTCGGGAACAGCTCGGCGTATTTCTCTGCTGTCAGAGCGCCGAGCTTGTCCAGGCCCTTTACTTGAGCACGTAAACTCGCTGCTGCTGCGATTCCTTTCGCGGTCTGAGGGAAGGGGAGCGTCTCGCAGCACCGCTTCTTGTTCCAGGTGAAGCGAATTCGGATTGAGCGCCCAACAAGCTCGACTCCGGCCGGCAGGTCCACAGGCTTTCGATCCATTCGTCATATCTCCTTTTGCTGTATATGATTCTGCCGTTGATCTTCATCCACACCCAGCTGGGGATGATTCCTTTCTCACGCTTGCGCTGAAGCGCCTTCGCTGTACATCCCACCAGCTCGCCCATTCGTTTTTCGGTAACCTTGTCATGCACTAGGTCTTCAGCCAAATTCTCTGCTGCCGCCATTGCCTTTCCTCCTGACGCGCCAGGTTTAGGTTGTCGAGTTGATCTGCCCAAAGGTTTCTCCTTGGTTCTGAAGGGCATCCCGCAATAGGAGTAGGGCGGTCTGACTCATGGCTGCTGCTCCTTTGCTTTATTGGCCATGACCAACGCACTGAGCAGCACCTGCTGGCGCTGCTGCATGTTCAGGTATTCCCGGATCGCTTTCACGATCAGCGAGTTCATTGAGCGGTCATCTGCGTCCGCAGCGCTGGCTACTTGGTCACGCATGCCGTCAGGCAGGCGAACAACGAATTTGTCAGCGGAGCGGGAGCCGTATTCAAAGGCCATGGCTGACCTCCTGTGCCTTTTGCGCTTGGATGCGCTCGTAGATTTCTTGGCGGTGCACGGCCACACCTTCAGGCGCTTCGATACCCAGGCGAACCTGCATTCCGTTTACATCCAGCACCGTCACGCTGATGTCATCGTTGATGCGGATGGTTTCGCCTACCCGGCGAGTGAGGATCAACATGGTCAATGTCCTTTTTGAAGCAAGCCGATGGCCTGCCGCAGTTGTTGGCTTTCGCAAAAATCAGGGTTGGGTCAGGTCAGGCGCGCAGCGTCACGCCACCGCCAAGGCGCACTCGGCGCGCCGGGTTGCTACACGGGTTTCGATCTGTCGCTCTCCGCCACTACCGCCACGGCGGATTCGCATTGCCTGGTCGTCGCCGATCATTCCGTGGATAGCCATTATTAACGCCATGGCGGTAGCGGCAGGGCTGATGATCTGACGCTTAAACGCTTCGAGCACCAGGCCGCGAATTGTCTTGGCGCCGAGCTTTAGACGAGCCGCCTCCAGGCGTTTCTCGACAGTTTTCGGAGCAATCCCCATTACTTGGGCGACCTGCTTCACAGTCAGGTCAGCAGCAGCAAGCAGCGTGGCTTCCAATTCGCGTGGAGCCAGGCCCATGCCGAGGTGTCCGGTCCAGCCGCTGGTGGTGATGGTGTTGATGGTGTTGATGGTGGTTGTCATTGGAAGCTCCATGCTCGGTTGCGATGGAGGCGAGATTACAAATCAAATTTGTACTTTGCAAATGATAATTGTAGTTCGGGGCAAAAAAAACCAGGCGTGGCCTGGTTTGTCGGTTCTCTCACCACAGCACAGAGGACCAGAAGACCCTTCCGATTATGGTGATTTCTTTCTCTTCCATGTCGTCGAGGGTGTATTCCTCGTCTGGGTACTCTTCTCGATTGAAGCTGCGCAAGCGTATGCCCCCGTCCGGTAGGCGATGCAGCATCTTGATTCGAAGATGTCCATTGTGATTGACGGCATAAATTTTGCCGTCACGCACAACAGTGGAACCGGTGTCGACGCCTACCGTGCTCCCATCAGGAAGCGCTGGTGCCATGCTGTCACCGTGAACCGTTACACATACAGCTTGATCAAATTGCACCCCTTGATTGCGCAGGGTTAGCTTGCCAAACCGGATTTTCCTTCTAGACGACAGCTCTACAACAGTTCTGCCGGAGCCAGCTGAAAGCTCCACTTCACGCAAAAATGGTACTTCCACCTCATCATCCTCAAGAGGGGTATCGTCATTCCAAGGCGACAGTTTTTCAGCCATGCTCGCTTCATGCTTTGGGCGAGGCTTTTCAAGCATCTCCCGAATCAGGTTAAGGGTGTTGCCGCCATTCCCTGGCCCGCCTCGAGCCTCAAGGGTGGCCCCAATGAGGAGCTCAGGTGCAACGCCAATTGCCTGGGCGATATCCCCTAGCATGCTTGCTCTCGGTACCGAGCGGCCCGACTCCCATGCCTGGACGGATTGCGGGGTGATGCCAAGTCGGCGCGCCAGCTCAGACTGGTTGATGCCGGCAGCTTTTCTCCCCGTCGAGATGAGTTCAGCGACTGTTTTCATGGGGCAAGAATACAACCTTATGTTGTAGGGGTTCACTGCAAATATCGTTTGTAATTTTAAAATTACGACTGTAGTCTCTCGGGCAACGTCATAAGTCCGTGAGAGACACCATGAGCATTCAGGTCATGGCTTCGGTAATCAAAGCAGTCGGCAGTCAAACTGCTCTCGCAAAGATTCTGAAGTGCACCCCGCAAAACGTTCAGCGCATGTGCGCCACCGGCCGCGTGCCTCCAAAGCATGTTTTGCGTATTGAATCGGCATCGGGGGTATCTCGCGGTCTTATTCGTCCTGATTTGTACCCGGAAGCTGCCCTCACCTTGGACGGAAGCTTACCCGCAGGAGAGGTAAGTGGTCAGCCGTACAAACCCTCTGTGAATCTATCCAGTGCTGGAGGTGTGTAGTGAAGAAGCGCGCCGATCCACTCAGGGCCTTTTTTGACGGAAAGGATATCGCTTTGGCGGATTTCGTCAGAGCCCAAGGGCGCAGTAATGCGGCGAAAGCTCTAGGTTGCACGCCGCCTGCTATTTCAAAAGCGATTGGGGCATCAAGAGAAATCTACGTTGTGGTTCAGGAGGGCGGTACCGCTCAAGCATTTGAAATCAGCCGCTTTCCGGGCCGGGGCACCTAGAACTATCGCATTTTTTGCAATGACCCCGTTCATCATCTACGGCGAAACCAGAGGTATTCTTTCGCCGCTGGTAGCAACTAGGAATCAACACATGCATCCAGCAGCTGCGTCACCTAAAGGATTTACCAATCCGCCCTAAGCGGGAGCGGACCCGCCAATTTCTGCATCTGGCTTAGCCCAGAAAGCAGAAAACCCGGCTTCGCAGGCCGGGCTTCTTAACCAGCTCCTTGCAGGGAGCCTTTTGTGAATCTTCGTCTGTGGAGGACGATATCGTGCACCCAAAAAATACCACCACGCCATCACCGGCGCAACTGCCGAACCTCAAGAAGATGGAGTTCGGCGACCCTGATCTCCAGGGGGGGCGCTTGTTTGTTATCCAGGAAGGCGTCGACCTAGTCGAGGGTTTGCGCTTCGCAGCGGACCTCGGTGACGGGGTTCACCAACTTGCTAATCGACTGGCTGCCTCCATCAACGATGGTGAGCTGGCATACCTCAGTGAGGTACGCGCGCTGGCGTTCCTTGGGGAGGTCGCAAGTACGCTGACCCGTGCCAGTCAGTACGCGCTGCAAAAAATGGGAGAGCAGCCATGAGCACTTTACCCATGACGCGCGCCCATGAGTTCAACACTCAGGGCTTGCACTCAGTATTCGAGGCCGTTGGCGGCATCCCAATTTACGAGTCGCTCGACGCTGCCACTGATCGCCTTGAGGCAGTCGTGGCCGGCCTTCGGGAGCTGATGCAAGAGCCAGCCGTCACGCAACACGCCACGCTCGTCTTCTATGCAGCGGAATCAGCGCTGGCGCTTGTGTATGCAGCTCACGCCGGAGTCGATCCTCAGCAGGATGGCGCGCCACAAAATGCAGAATCTCCAGTTCGTGGCGCGAGAGGTGCAGCATGCTGACCGTACGAACTGAACTGATGCCAGCGCTGGCTGCTGGGGTGATCGTCCAGGATGTAACCCTTTCCGCAGAAGAGATCGCCAAGTTCAACGAGGCCCGGGAGGCGTTCCGAGCAATCAAAGCCTTGTATTGGGCGCATGTCGTGCCTTCGCTCGGCGGATTCGGCAATCCTGTAACCGGGGAGCTTGAACGCCTGTTTGAGCGGGTCGTTTTCGACACGCGCAATTTCCTTTACCCGCACCGCGACGCGGCTGCCTTCCACGAAGCAAAGGATGTGGGAGGTGGGGTATGAGCCTAGTCACCATCCACAACACTCAGCTGCCCGTCGTCGAGTTTCGCGGTCAGCGTGTCGTCACTCTGGCGATGATCGATCAGGTACATGGCCGTCCCGAAGGTACTGCCAAACGCAACTTCACGGAGAACCGCCGGCGGTTTGTTGATGGGCGCCATTGCTTCGAAGTAGGTCGGGACGAAATTCGTACCGACCTTCCTGAAGCAACCTTCAGCCCATACGCGCCGAAGGGCGTCCTGATGACTGAGCGTGGTTACCTGATGCTGGTGAAGGCCTTCACCGACGACCTGGCATGGGAGGTTCAGGAGCAGCTGGTGGATCGTTATTTCCGGCCTACTCCTGAGCAGGCTCCCGCGCTGCCTACCGACTACATCACGGCTCTGGAACACCTGCTGGCCTCGAAGCGCTCCGAGCAGTTGGCGCTCGAGCAGCGGGATCAGGCGATCGCCACCAAGGCCGAGATCGGCAGCCGGCGCGAAGCCACGGCGATGGCCACCGCTTCCGCAGCGGTCCGCAAGGTCATGCACCTGGAGAACGAGCTGGGTCGTGGTTGCCAGCACGCCACTGTGACGGCGGTTGAAAAGGCCGCCCATCGGAGCTTCGGCAGTCAGGGTTTCCGCCCGCTCAAGAACTGGTGCGACAGCCACGGCGTGGCCGCCCCAAAAGTCCATGACCCTCGATTCGGCTGGGTTCGCTCCTGGCCGGCTGCCGCCTGGGCAGCCGTTTACCAAATTGACCTGGCCGATCTGTTCGGCGCCGTGGGAGAACCCGCATGACCAACGTATTGAATTTCCCAGCGCCAGCCGAAGTGGAAGTGATCAGCGAAGAGGTCTTTCGGAAGTACACCGACGCGGCGCTACTGCTGAAGTGCTTTGAGGTAGTGCAGGGCGCGCTCGATGTGATCAACGAGCCCGAGTACTCCATCGAGAAAGAAGACGATACCCACATAGATCTCATCAAGGCCTTCTACGCAATCAAGGTGCTGTTCGCGCGCAAGACCGGTCATGACGCGGTCGACGTGACCCAAGAGCATTGGGAGGCCATGCGTCGGCATTTGCTGGAGGGCGCGCCTTACCCGGACCAACTCATCCCGATCGCGCGCGCATTCATCAGCCCAACCCCTCCGGAAGAGTACCGCCACCTGAGCAATCTGGAACTGGCCTGCGCGGCGTACAACGCTAGCGACAAGGTGAGGCTTGGCTCCAACGCCACTCTGTCAGCTGACAACGCGCAAATAAAAGCGACTGTGGCCGTCGAGGCAATTAACGCAACCACCGCCCTTGGCATCCTGGTGCGCCGGCTGTCAGGTGGCACGCTGACGGATATGGCGCAGATCGTGGGTGGAATCACGGGTCTCTCATCGGGGACCCTCCAATGACTACGACCACGAACCCCTCCCAGGCGCTACCGCAGCGCGCAGGCGCAACGATCATCAATGGACCCTGGCCAACCTACAGCCAGTTCAAGGGCCTGCCTGAGCGCGAGCGCTGGACTATCTACGAACTCGCCAAGGCTGGTCGACGCGCCCTGGAAGGCAACGGCTTTGAAATGGCCGAGAGCTACGACGCATTTGTGCGCCGCGTGACAGAGGAGCTTGAGCTGTGAGCACACAAAGAAAGTTCCAGGGCGTGTGGATTCCAGCCTCTCTGTGGCTGGATCACTCTCTAACTACAAATGAGAAAGTGATGCTAGTGGAGATCAGCAGCCTCGAGGATGACGTGCGCGGCTGTTTTGCCACTAACGCCCACTTCGCTGATTTCTTCGGCCTTTCGGTATCACGGGTATCCGAGATCATCAGCGGGCTGGCAGAGCGCGGCTTGATCACGATCGACCAGATCCGGGAAGGCAAGCGAGTTGTCGAGCGCCGGGTTCGGCTTTCTAACCCCTTCGATAAACCGAAGACCCCTTCGGAAAACGCTGCGAACCCCTTCGGAAAAGGCGGCGAACCCCCTTCGGAAAAGGCGAAGGGGAGTAATACACCTATGAGTAATACAAAGAGGGTTAAAGACCTACCCGCATCGGGCGCAGAAGCGGCCGCTGGATTCGAGCAATTCTGGAAGCTGTATCCCAAGAAGAAGAGCCGCAAGGATGCCCTGAAGGCCTGGGTCAAGCTCAGCCCTGACGCTGACCTGCAGGCAGCCATGATCACAGCTCTCGCCAACCACTGCGCATCCCGTGACTGGACCAAGGATGGCGGGCAGTACATCCCGAACCCGGCCACCTGGCTGAACGGCGAGCGCTGGCAGGACGTTCTGCAGCCCGCCGGCGCGACTGCTCAAGGTGGCGCCTTCAACAACCTCCCGCACCACACCGATGACATGTACCAGGAGAGCCACGATGGCCGTTCGAATTTCTGATCTGTTCCACCGTCGCCCCTTCATGCGCATTTTCTCCGGCGACTGCGCCGTGCATGGCCAGGTCGACATGAGCGAAGTCGAGCAGCTGGACGGGTCGATGCTGGCGCGTGGCTGCAAGCGCTGCGCCTGGGAGGCCCTGCACACCACGCCCCGCGAATCGGCAGAGCGCGCCCTGGCCACCGCCCAACGCAAGGCTGAGGACTCCATGGCCGCGCTTATTGGAGCTGGAATCACCCCACGCTTTGCTACCGCGACCTTCGACAGCTACCGGGCTGAAACTGACCCTCAGCGCAAGGCTCTGGCCAAATGCCGTGCCTACGCAGAACAGTTCCCGGCCAACTTCCGGGCCGGCCGGTCGCTGCTGCTGACCGGCAACGTCGGCTGCGGCAAGACGCACCTGGCCAGCGCGATTATCCGCACCATTGTGGCCGACCGGTGCCGAGCGCTGATCATCCCGGCCGGAGATATCGTGAGTATCGCCCGCGCGTCGATGGTGCCCGGTTCGGGCTACACCGACCGCGATGTGACGGTCCACCTTGGCGCCCTGGATCTGCTGGTGATTGATGAGGTCGGCGCACAGAAGGGCAGCGAGTATGAACTGGGGCTGCTGCACAGCATCATTGACCGTCGGTACCAGGCGGTGTTGCCGACCGTGATGATCAGCAACTTGAGCGCCGATGGCCTCAAGTCTTACATCGGCGACCGCGCCCTTGACCGCTTGCGGCAGAACGGCGGGCAGCAGGTTGGCTTCACTTGGTCCTCGATGAGGGCGTTGGCATGAGAGCGCTCTACAGCGACGAGGCCGAGCACGGTGTGCTTGGCGCGGTCATTCACGCTTCGCTTCAGCAGGATGTAGGCCTGGTTGAGGACATGCTCGGCCAGATGACCTCGGCCGACTTCTATCATGCCGACAATGCGGCCCTGTTCGAAGCCATGGTTGAGTGCCGGGGCCGAAGCATGCCTATCGATCCAGTCACAGTCGGAACCGTTCGACGCACCCTACCCAGCGGCGACGCCACCATCGCATATGCAGCAGAGCTGGCCAACAAAGTCCCCTCATTTGCCAATTGGAAGGCCTACGCCAAGCATGTCAAAGAGTGGGGGGTAATCCGCCGCATCATCGAAATCGGTGGCCAAGCTCAAGGAATGGTCCACGAGGGAGCTCCTACAGCCGAGGTAATCGCTGCCGCCCAACAGGCCATGGCTGACCTGCGTGATCTTCACAGCGGGGGCGGGAGCTACAAGCGCATGAGCGATGTTCTGCCCGCGGTACTTGAAGGGATGCAGGACGTACTGGACGACAAGACGCCGCCCAAGAAGTCCACAGGCCTTGCTGATCTGGACAAGCTGGTCGACTACCTCCCACCCAAGTCCATGATTGTGATTGGGGGGCGGCCGGCTTCTGGCAAAACCATGCTGGGGTTGCAGATCCTGCAGCACATCGCCACTCGAGGCCAGGGCGTGGGACTGGCTGTCAGCTTGGAAATGCCCAATGAACAACTGACCCTGCGCTCCATTGCCTCTCTCGGTGGTGTGGACTTGAAACGTCTTCGGGAAGTGAAGTCACTGGACCAGGATGAATGGAGGCGAGTCGAATCCGCCGCAGGAAAGATCAAGCAGGCCGAGCTCTACCTTATCGACCAGCCAGGAATGACCATGCCGGAGATCAGGGCTGAGGCCAGGTCCCTGATGCGCGAAAAGGGTCTCGACGTTCTGCTGATCGACTACCTGCAAATCATTGGTTTCGACAGCCGCGTGCCTAGCCGGACAGAGGCGGTGGCTCGCAACTCAACAGCCATCATGAACCTCAGTCGGGAGCTGGGAATTCCGATCATCGCTCTCGCCCAGGTCAATCGTGGTCCGTCGAGCAGGCCCAACAAGAAGCCCCAGGCGAGCGACCTGAAGGACAGTGGCCAGATCGAGCAGGACGCCGACATGGTCATTCTGGTGCACCACGACCCCGAGTCGGAAGCCGGTCAGAACGGTGTCACAGAGCTGATTGTGGACAAGAACCGGCACGGCTCTTCTGGCTCTTGCTTGGTCCACCGGCAAGGTCAGTATGGGCGGTTCGCCAACTTCGCCGGCACGTTACCAAGCGACGATGAGATTGAAGCGGGCCGCAACAGCTATGCCCAGCGCTATAAGGGGAGCAACCAATGAGTAATGTCACCTCGGCACTGCCGCGCAAAAGCCTTACCGCCGTTGAGTGCAAGTTCCTCAAGGTGGGCAACCGCATGCTGCTGGAGCAGAACAACGGCCGCATCGCATCAGCAGCCCTGATGGACATCGTGGCTGATTGGCACGCCGCGCGCGCCAACGTGGGATTCGAGCAGTTCGCCAAGGGCTGGATCACCGAAGGCAACGCCAAGAACAAACACGCTGACAAGCTACTACGCGAGCTGTTCGGCCTGGCCAACGACCCAACGCCCCGGAGAGCTGCATGAAGAAACGGACCTACGTGGATAAGCCTTTGGGCGATACCGAGTACCTGCTGGAGCAGTGGGGATGGTGGCGGATGGACGGGATGGGAGTGCCTGGGTACGTCTCGCAGATGGCTGCAGTAATGAGCCAGCGCAACCCCATATCAACAACCAGAAGCTACAACATCAAGGATGAGGTAGCTGAACTGGTGGACGGTGTCCTGGCTAAGCTGATCAAGCGAGACCCGCAAATGGGAGACTTCGTGTGGTTTTACTTCGGCGCAAAGTGGCCTGCCAACCGGATCGGGCGAGAAAATGGGATGTCCGAGCGGAAGGCCTGGGAGCTCATCAAGGCAGGTGTGGCGTGGATAGACGGAGCTTTGAGCTAGTGAAAGGGTAGACTGTCAAGAGACTATCTATGTTTCATGGTGACACTGGCGTAGTGTCTTGGTATGCTGCGTCAGTGTCGTAACTTGGAGCATAGGTAATGGTATCCAGAACTGATGATGTGAGCAGCACAAGGTGCGTTGTAGTTTTCACTAACAGAGGCTTGCAACGCATGTACAGGGAGGGTGGTAGTCAAGCATGGAGGATGGATGCGGCGAGAGCGTCAAAGTGCAAGTACGTAATTTGCGTCCAGAACCGTAACGCCACGTGGGGGCAGCCTACAGCGAACCACAAGGAAGCATTCTTGATCGCCGAAATTGCTCGAATAGAGTCGTCGACCGAGAGCCCTGACCGACAGATGATTAAATTCAGGTCAGTGGCAGAGATATCAGTGCCTAACATGTGGGACGGGAACAGGAATCCAGTCTCTTACATGACGCTGGGGGACTTCGGGATTCAGACCTATGAAGATCTGTGCAACCTCAAATTCAATAAGCTCTTTAACTTTCCAGGTCCTGAGGTAAGCACCGTCTCACCAGGGGATGATTACGTTGCAGCAGAGGTTGAGGCAGAGAGTGCCCAGCATGCCGTTGGGTCTTGTTCAGATGGAGAGGAAGCGCCTCAGGCGTTGACCATAGAGCAAGCAAAAAAGGGATTGGCTTTGAAATTCGGGCTGCGGGTTGAGCAGATTGAAATTTTGATACGAGCTTAAAAAAAAAGCTTTCCGTACGGATAAACACCTGTTTTCATAGCAGCGTGTCCAGCTTGCAAGCAACGCGACACAGTGAAACCTAGGCCATTTCAACCGGGGTTTTCCGTATTACGCAGCTGCTGTAACCTCGACGCTGCCACTTGGCATTACTAGCAGAGGGACCAGCATGCAACGCAATAGTGAATTGGCAAAAGAAATTCTGGAAAGCATCATCATAGAAGACCATGGCGGCGGGGGGCTCTACCGTGAAGAGATCCATGCCGTGTTTGAGGAGCGATATCCGGACCGTGAACCTGGTCGCTTCGATCGTCTCGAATATCACCTGTCGCTTTTGGTATCGGGTGGTTTTTTGACTTTTACCCCGGACGACAAAGGTAATCGTAAGAATGACAATTTCGAGATGACATGGGCCGGGCACGACTTTGTCCAATTCGGCTTGGCAAATTGACGCCATAAGCTCAGCCATAGTGCTGGGCTTTTTGTTGATTTGGCCATTCTAGCCAGATAGTTTTCGTGCCTCATTAAGGAGTACGTATGGGTAATATTTCTGCTGTCCAGCATTCGCTGGGCAAAGCCAAGGCCTTGGCCGGTCACTTCGCGACGGCGATTGAGATCGGGCCAGATGAGCCTGATTTGGTTTGGGTCGTGTTTTCTGGCGAAAAGGTTGTAGGCGTTTTTAAGGACTGGGAATCAGCCAGTGCGAAGGTCGGAGAAATATTGCAGGTTCAGTTGAAGCACTGGCTTGAAGCTAGGAAAGCTAACGAGAGCTCACTGTCACTCGGGTGAAAATCATCCGGGTGTCTTGAAAATCAAAGCCCGATCATCAGATAGAAGGCCCTGGCATTTGCCGGGGCTTTTTCGTTTTCGGCCCCACCACACCCATCGCCCCGAGCTGGGAGTGCTGTTGGGGCCGAATCTATTCCGCTCCCCAAAAGGGAGGAACCGAGATGCCAAGCATGCCCGAGAAGGATCCTGGCCTGTGGGCCGCTGTGCTCACCTGGGTGATTGC is a window from the Pseudomonas anuradhapurensis genome containing:
- a CDS encoding transcriptional regulator, with amino-acid sequence MASVIKAVGSQTALAKILKCTPQNVQRMCATGRVPPKHVLRIESASGVSRGLIRPDLYPEAALTLDGSLPAGEVSGQPYKPSVNLSSAGGV
- a CDS encoding LuxR C-terminal-related transcriptional regulator; translated protein: MTTTINTINTITTSGWTGHLGMGLAPRELEATLLAAADLTVKQVAQVMGIAPKTVEKRLEAARLKLGAKTIRGLVLEAFKRQIISPAATAMALIMAIHGMIGDDQAMRIRRGGSGGERQIETRVATRRAECALAVA
- a CDS encoding Cro/CI family transcriptional regulator — encoded protein: MKKRADPLRAFFDGKDIALADFVRAQGRSNAAKALGCTPPAISKAIGASREIYVVVQEGGTAQAFEISRFPGRGT
- a CDS encoding antiterminator Q family protein, whose protein sequence is MKKRTYVDKPLGDTEYLLEQWGWWRMDGMGVPGYVSQMAAVMSQRNPISTTRSYNIKDEVAELVDGVLAKLIKRDPQMGDFVWFYFGAKWPANRIGRENGMSERKAWELIKAGVAWIDGALS
- a CDS encoding Arc family DNA-binding protein: MAFEYGSRSADKFVVRLPDGMRDQVASAADADDRSMNSLIVKAIREYLNMQQRQQVLLSALVMANKAKEQQP
- a CDS encoding ORF6N domain-containing protein, which gives rise to MSLVTIHNTQLPVVEFRGQRVVTLAMIDQVHGRPEGTAKRNFTENRRRFVDGRHCFEVGRDEIRTDLPEATFSPYAPKGVLMTERGYLMLVKAFTDDLAWEVQEQLVDRYFRPTPEQAPALPTDYITALEHLLASKRSEQLALEQRDQAIATKAEIGSRREATAMATASAAVRKVMHLENELGRGCQHATVTAVEKAAHRSFGSQGFRPLKNWCDSHGVAAPKVHDPRFGWVRSWPAAAWAAVYQIDLADLFGAVGEPA
- a CDS encoding ATP-binding protein → MAVRISDLFHRRPFMRIFSGDCAVHGQVDMSEVEQLDGSMLARGCKRCAWEALHTTPRESAERALATAQRKAEDSMAALIGAGITPRFATATFDSYRAETDPQRKALAKCRAYAEQFPANFRAGRSLLLTGNVGCGKTHLASAIIRTIVADRCRALIIPAGDIVSIARASMVPGSGYTDRDVTVHLGALDLLVIDEVGAQKGSEYELGLLHSIIDRRYQAVLPTVMISNLSADGLKSYIGDRALDRLRQNGGQQVGFTWSSMRALA
- a CDS encoding XRE family transcriptional regulator, with the protein product MKTVAELISTGRKAAGINQSELARRLGITPQSVQAWESGRSVPRASMLGDIAQAIGVAPELLIGATLEARGGPGNGGNTLNLIREMLEKPRPKHEASMAEKLSPWNDDTPLEDDEVEVPFLREVELSAGSGRTVVELSSRRKIRFGKLTLRNQGVQFDQAVCVTVHGDSMAPALPDGSTVGVDTGSTVVRDGKIYAVNHNGHLRIKMLHRLPDGGIRLRSFNREEYPDEEYTLDDMEEKEITIIGRVFWSSVLW
- the csrA gene encoding carbon storage regulator CsrA, which encodes MLILTRRVGETIRINDDISVTVLDVNGMQVRLGIEAPEGVAVHRQEIYERIQAQKAQEVSHGL
- a CDS encoding replicative DNA helicase, coding for MRALYSDEAEHGVLGAVIHASLQQDVGLVEDMLGQMTSADFYHADNAALFEAMVECRGRSMPIDPVTVGTVRRTLPSGDATIAYAAELANKVPSFANWKAYAKHVKEWGVIRRIIEIGGQAQGMVHEGAPTAEVIAAAQQAMADLRDLHSGGGSYKRMSDVLPAVLEGMQDVLDDKTPPKKSTGLADLDKLVDYLPPKSMIVIGGRPASGKTMLGLQILQHIATRGQGVGLAVSLEMPNEQLTLRSIASLGGVDLKRLREVKSLDQDEWRRVESAAGKIKQAELYLIDQPGMTMPEIRAEARSLMREKGLDVLLIDYLQIIGFDSRVPSRTEAVARNSTAIMNLSRELGIPIIALAQVNRGPSSRPNKKPQASDLKDSGQIEQDADMVILVHHDPESEAGQNGVTELIVDKNRHGSSGSCLVHRQGQYGRFANFAGTLPSDDEIEAGRNSYAQRYKGSNQ
- a CDS encoding site-specific integrase, with the translated sequence MDRKPVDLPAGVELVGRSIRIRFTWNKKRCCETLPFPQTAKGIAAAASLRAQVKGLDKLGALTAEKYAELFPNTRSVVIQEQTMPVFFDYAQDWLNSLQIVEGTRKNYRSALQVYWIPYLAELPIDTITSVRLRKIMNDIKWTSPIRRKGVVGLLVSIFQQAVIDELIVRNPALSIPGAKVPKREVDPFTKDEADSIIAHLYETTSGMTAIYAAYFEFCFYTGMRPGEVMALRWSEIDSRGKTANVRRIQIRGVIQDRTKTKRTRKVLLNDRALHALEKARPLTEARSDYLFAPSGLGDRSEMFIRSETSQKRYWLAALRKLGIRRRRMYDTRHTYATMCLMAGMNPAFIAAQLGHSVQVLLSTYAKWINSPNDWAELDKLKALESGTKVVRAKSQ
- a CDS encoding helix-turn-helix domain-containing protein, coding for MLVEISSLEDDVRGCFATNAHFADFFGLSVSRVSEIISGLAERGLITIDQIREGKRVVERRVRLSNPFDKPKTPSENAANPFGKGGEPPSEKAKGSNTPMSNTKRVKDLPASGAEAAAGFEQFWKLYPKKKSRKDALKAWVKLSPDADLQAAMITALANHCASRDWTKDGGQYIPNPATWLNGERWQDVLQPAGATAQGGAFNNLPHHTDDMYQESHDGRSNF